A window of Pullulanibacillus sp. KACC 23026 genomic DNA:
TTAGGCCCTCTAGTGGGTGGCTTTTTTGTTGACCATATTTCATGGAGATGGATTTTCTATATTAACCTTCCTGTTGGGTTAGTCTCCTTGATTCTTATTACTCTCTTCTTCCATGAGACATTAGGTGAAAGAAAGAGCCGAAAAATCGATTACTTTGGTGCGATTACATTTACAATAGGGATTTCATCACTTCTATACGCCTTATTAAACGGCGGTTCCAAATACGCCTGGAATTCCGCTCCAATATACACGTTGTTTGCTGTCGCAATAATATTCATTATCTTATTTGCAATACTTGAAACAAAAGTGACTGAGCCGATGCTGCCGCCTTCTCTCTTTAAGAAGCCAATCATTCTCACTTCCAACTTGATGGTCTTCTTATCAAGCGGGGTCTTAATTGGCGTCAACGTTTACCTTCCAATGTGGATCCAGACCATTCTCGGTCACAGCGCTACTAGCTCTGGTCTCACCCTAATGCCGATGTCGATCGCTTGGCCCCTTGGAGCTACTTTTGCTGGTCGATATATGTATAAGATTGGTTCCAAAACAACAGCTGTTATTGGTGCCGTGCTTATTGCTTTAGGGTCAACATGGTTACTAGCTCTCAGCCTCAACTCACCTTATTGGTATTTTGTCGGAATCATGATTGTCATCGGTCTTGGTATGGGCTATTCCACAACACCCGCCACTGTCCTTGTCCAGTCAGCAGTTGGCTGGCAAATGCGTGGGGCAGCAACGGCTTCCAACACCTTTATGCGATCCGTTGGCCAAACCGTTGGCGTCGC
This region includes:
- a CDS encoding MDR family MFS transporter, translating into MPKETNRKMATVAMLVATFLVAIDVTVVSTAMPKIVADLSGLKLISWVFAIYTLTTSVTTPIYGKLADLFGRKIIFIIGVILFVLGSMLSGAAHTMAQLIWFRAFQGIGAGAVMPVTFTIIGDLFPGEQRARMQGVFSSIWGIAGLLGPLVGGFFVDHISWRWIFYINLPVGLVSLILITLFFHETLGERKSRKIDYFGAITFTIGISSLLYALLNGGSKYAWNSAPIYTLFAVAIIFIILFAILETKVTEPMLPPSLFKKPIILTSNLMVFLSSGVLIGVNVYLPMWIQTILGHSATSSGLTLMPMSIAWPLGATFAGRYMYKIGSKTTAVIGAVLIALGSTWLLALSLNSPYWYFVGIMIVIGLGMGYSTTPATVLVQSAVGWQMRGAATASNTFMRSVGQTVGVAVYGTIFNNTIVTYGEKVSGGKMSGESISGILNSNAAVSKLQPAVLEIIQKTLAHTLHNVFVLSFIIGLATLVVTLFLPSHAKVLEQQKQTKPSH